In Chitinispirillales bacterium, a single window of DNA contains:
- the hisA gene encoding phosphoribosylformimino-5-aminoimidazole carboxamide ribotide isomerase, with product MEFRPCIDLHEGKVKQIVGSTLSDNKNSLVENFSTDKPPMEFVNLYKRDDLRGGHVIKLGNGNDEAAKEALSLWKDGFHIGGAINDENAKYWLDCGASHVIVTSFVFKDGRVNFDNLQKLKKAIKKERITLDLSCKKRGNKYYIVTDRWQKFTDEIIDEKSLDFFSQYCDEFLIHAADVEGKKQGADLELVEILAENVKIPTTYAGGISTMDDIKKLQIHGKNRINFTVGSALDIFGGNLNYSQVVEFCRQR from the coding sequence TTGGAATTTCGTCCTTGTATAGACTTACATGAAGGGAAAGTTAAACAGATTGTCGGCTCTACGCTTTCCGATAATAAGAATTCGCTTGTCGAAAATTTTTCTACCGATAAACCGCCGATGGAGTTTGTAAATTTATATAAAAGAGACGATTTACGAGGCGGGCACGTAATAAAACTCGGAAACGGAAACGACGAAGCTGCAAAAGAAGCACTTTCCCTGTGGAAAGACGGTTTTCATATCGGCGGTGCAATAAACGATGAAAATGCAAAATATTGGCTTGATTGCGGCGCGTCGCACGTTATAGTAACAAGTTTTGTTTTTAAAGACGGAAGAGTGAACTTTGATAATCTGCAGAAGCTTAAAAAGGCGATCAAAAAAGAACGGATCACACTTGATTTGTCGTGTAAAAAACGCGGGAATAAATATTACATTGTTACCGATAGATGGCAAAAATTTACAGACGAAATAATTGACGAAAAGTCTCTTGATTTTTTCTCTCAATATTGCGACGAGTTTTTAATTCACGCCGCAGACGTCGAAGGTAAAAAGCAGGGTGCGGATTTGGAATTGGTGGAAATTTTGGCGGAAAACGTAAAAATTCCGACAACATACGCAGGCGGGATTTCGACTATGGACGACATAAAAAAATTGCAAATTCACGGCAAAAACCGCATAAATTTTACTGTCGGAAGCGCATTAGACATTTTCGGCGGAAATCTGAATTATTCGCAGGTCGTGGAATTTTGCAGGCAAAGGTAA